A single region of the Malus sylvestris chromosome 8, drMalSylv7.2, whole genome shotgun sequence genome encodes:
- the LOC126632781 gene encoding uncharacterized protein At2g24330-like: MAEDKAVGGEGDKKDAAAAAAPAVAKKKRQGIFSRMFSGIFRLHRDDFEKRLQYISKEEATVLARMQRRTITWRRMTRHLILFSVFFEVIAIFYAIVTTRATDLDWKMRTFRILPMFLLPAISSVSYSAFASFTKMRDRKDTKTLERLRAERQAKIDELKERTNYYTTQQLIQRYDPDPAAKAAAATVLASKLSMDSGMKFYVGDESKGNASAGKSHDVDLVHSGELRNRKPVHTRSNSTGSVPLNPLEEETPRSARSDGQTSEYNQLVVSHHNPQGPSPQDGGWIARIAALLVGEDPTQSYALICGNCHMHNGLAKKEDFPYITYFCPHCHALNQPKHLEGHTSGSNTPMTPSLDNSRTGVSSGPTKQASDSLDDSAISSASPVRAGSEIEEATERPALADTISEEKRE, from the exons ATGGCGGAGGATAAAGCCGTAGGAGGAGAAGGCGACAAGAAGGACGCCGCGGCGGCGGCAGCGCCTGCGGTTGCGAAGAAGAAGCGCCAGGGAATTTTCTCCAGAATGTTCAGTGGGATCTTCCGATTACACCGCGACGATTTCGAGAAGCGGCTTCAGTACATTTCGAAAGAGGAAGCCACTGTCCTCGCTAGAATGCAGAGGCGGACCATTACTTGGAGGCGCATGACCAGACATCTCATTCTCTTCTCCGTCTTCTTTGAG GTTATTGCAATTTTTTATGCTATAGTAACGACGAGAGCGACGGATTTAGATTGGAAGATGAGGACATTTCGTATTCTGCCCATGTTTCTTTTGCCTGCTATATCTTCTGTTTCGTATTCAGCATTTGCCAGCTTCACAAAGATGC GTGATCGCAAGGACACCAAAACCCTGGAAAGGCTTCGAGCTGAAAGGCAAGCAAAAATTGATGAACTTAAAGAGAGGACAAACTATTACACTACTCAACAACTTATTCAG AGATATGATCCTGACCCAGCAGCAAAGGCAGCTGCTGCAACTGTCCTGGCATCTAAGTTGAGTATGGATTCAGGTATGAAATTTTATGTGGGTGATGAATCTAAGGGTAATGCCTCAGCAGGGAAAAGCCATGATGTTGATCTTGTCCACTCTGGTGAACTTCGAAACCGTAAACCAGTACACACCAGATCGAATAGTACCGGGAGTGTCCCGCTGAATCCTCTTGAAGAAGAGACACCTCGTTCTGCAAGGTCTGATGGTCAGACTTCTGAGTATAATCAGCTAGTCGTTAGTCATCATAATCCTCAAGGACCATCTCCACAGGATGGAGGATGGATTGCTCGGATTGCAGCATTACTTGTGGGTGAGGATCCAACACAGTCTTATGCGCTCATATGCGGCAACTGTCATATGCACAACG GGCTTGCTAAGAAGGAAGATTTCCCTTACATCACTTATTTTTGCCCGCACTGCCACGCCTTAAATCAGCCAAAACATTTGGAAGGGCATACTTCTGGTTCTAACACCCCTATGACCCCTAGTTTGGACAATTCAAGAACAGGGGTCAGCAGTGGGCCAACAAAGCAAGCCAGTGATTCTCTGGACGACAGTGCAATCTCAAGTGCCAGCCCGGTCAGAGCTGGTTCAGAGATTGAGGAAGCAACTGAACGGCCTGCGTTGGCCGATACAATTAGTGAAGAAAAACGTGAGTAG